A genomic region of Xanthomonas campestris pv. phormiicola contains the following coding sequences:
- a CDS encoding ABC transporter ATP-binding protein — translation MNAVSMLKEASIAGAGVAVEAIKKSYGPFVTAVDDVSLTVKPGEFVSILGPSGSGKTTLLMMIAGFEKPTSGRLIIGDQDMTHTRPEKRGLGMVFQRYALFPHMSVADNIAYPLKRRGVDRAEIRQRVEEALKLISLDGLGTRMPTALSGGQQQRVAVARALVSQPPVMLMDEPLSALDKKLRDQMQLEIMRLHRTVGVTIIYVTHDQEEALSLSDRIVVMNRGRIEQVGTPDELYDEPASPFVADFIGRTSFLIATCLALEGTDARIRLHDEADVIVPLNRCRDIEAGASVRIALRPEALRLAVDGTAQLLGTLEGSRFVGSSELAFIRLANGELLQVQAEPGACRKLQVGSSVGIVLDASRASVFREGT, via the coding sequence ATGAATGCCGTTTCAATGTTGAAGGAAGCCTCCATTGCTGGTGCCGGTGTCGCAGTGGAAGCAATCAAAAAATCTTACGGTCCATTCGTCACGGCTGTAGACGACGTTTCGCTCACAGTGAAACCGGGAGAATTCGTTTCGATCTTGGGGCCATCCGGCTCTGGCAAGACGACGCTCCTGATGATGATCGCCGGCTTTGAGAAGCCGACATCCGGCCGCCTGATTATCGGCGATCAGGACATGACACACACGCGCCCCGAAAAGCGCGGCTTGGGCATGGTATTTCAGCGGTATGCGCTATTCCCCCACATGTCGGTTGCCGACAACATCGCTTACCCACTTAAGCGACGCGGCGTGGATCGCGCGGAAATTCGACAACGAGTCGAGGAAGCTTTGAAGTTGATCAGCCTCGATGGTCTGGGCACGCGTATGCCAACAGCCCTGTCTGGCGGTCAGCAGCAGCGTGTCGCCGTGGCCCGCGCACTCGTCTCCCAGCCGCCGGTCATGCTGATGGACGAACCTCTGTCGGCCCTGGACAAGAAGCTCAGAGACCAGATGCAGCTTGAGATTATGAGGCTACACCGTACCGTAGGCGTCACGATCATATACGTGACGCATGACCAAGAGGAGGCTCTTAGCCTATCGGACCGCATCGTCGTTATGAACCGAGGTCGGATTGAACAGGTAGGCACTCCCGATGAACTTTACGATGAACCTGCTTCACCTTTTGTTGCCGACTTCATCGGACGCACCAGCTTTCTCATAGCGACGTGCCTAGCACTGGAAGGCACCGACGCCCGGATACGACTACATGATGAGGCCGATGTTATTGTGCCACTCAATCGATGCCGCGACATCGAAGCGGGAGCTTCTGTCCGCATCGCGTTACGGCCCGAAGCGCTGAGGTTGGCCGTCGACGGAACCGCGCAGCTCCTGGGGACATTGGAAGGATCCCGTTTCGTCGGATCATCAGAGCTTGCCTTTATCCGCCTTGCCAATGGTGAGCTTCTGCAGGTCCAGGCAGAACCTGGCGCGTGCAGGAAGTTGCAGGTCGGCAGCTCTGTCGGAATTGTCCTCGACGCATCGCGCGCGAGCGTCTTTCGGGAAGGAACCTGA
- a CDS encoding putative hydro-lyase gives MTAAIENISNSLSRANLSAASGAEVRAAVRAGRWTRATHGLARGYVQANLAILPEAYAYDFLLFAQRNPKPCPIIEVTETGNPEPSFCAPGADIRNDLPGYRVFRNGQLVEERRSIADLWRKDHVAFLIGCSNSMDEALEGAGIRQRHLETEDGRISVYTSSIQCRSAGRLHGPVVVTMRPIPYDRVEEAREISSRYPLAHGSPLHVGDPAAIGIPDLSNVEWGRFNALRENDVPVFWACGVTPQAIAIASGIPEMITHAAGHMFVTDILLGETRT, from the coding sequence ATGACAGCTGCTATTGAGAACATCTCCAACTCGCTAAGTCGAGCCAACCTATCTGCAGCATCCGGTGCCGAGGTTCGCGCGGCAGTGCGCGCCGGCCGATGGACGCGCGCGACGCATGGACTGGCGCGAGGCTACGTCCAAGCTAACCTGGCAATTCTGCCCGAAGCTTACGCTTATGACTTCCTCCTTTTTGCACAACGCAATCCGAAGCCTTGTCCAATTATCGAAGTCACGGAGACGGGGAACCCGGAGCCCAGCTTTTGCGCCCCAGGGGCTGACATTCGCAATGACCTGCCGGGTTATCGCGTTTTCCGCAATGGACAGCTAGTTGAGGAACGGCGCTCTATCGCCGACCTCTGGCGTAAGGACCACGTCGCCTTCCTCATCGGTTGTTCCAACTCAATGGATGAGGCCCTAGAGGGCGCCGGCATACGGCAACGCCATCTCGAAACAGAGGACGGCCGAATCTCCGTCTACACCTCTTCCATCCAATGCAGATCGGCCGGCCGGCTGCACGGCCCCGTCGTCGTCACCATGCGGCCTATCCCCTACGATCGCGTTGAGGAAGCCCGAGAGATTAGCAGTCGCTATCCGCTGGCGCATGGATCACCACTGCATGTCGGCGATCCCGCCGCGATTGGCATTCCCGATCTCTCCAATGTGGAGTGGGGACGCTTCAATGCCCTGCGCGAGAACGATGTCCCGGTCTTTTGGGCGTGTGGGGTTACGCCCCAAGCCATCGCCATAGCGTCCGGCATTCCCGAGATGATCACTCATGCAGCTGGACATATGTTTGTGACCGATATCCTGCTCGGGGAGACCCGCACATGA
- a CDS encoding ABC transporter permease, with the protein MSIVLDTARRLGGDVALACFVCIVLLFLVTPTLVVIPMSFGEAEYIEFPPGGFSLKWFERYLTDPDWIDATFFSLKIAAGAMIGATLIGTAASVALARSRLPGASLLYALTLSPLVLPHIVLAIALYLAFAPLQLVGTTTGFLLAHTMLGVPYVVITVSAALRGFDPMLELAALNCGASRTRAFFDVVLPSIWPGITAGAIFAFLASFDEATVSLFLSDVGGKTLTRKFFEDIDFNLTPVIAAVSTIMITVSVVTMAAAAIIKKHQPPTTTEEEISV; encoded by the coding sequence ATGTCGATCGTGTTGGACACTGCCAGACGTCTTGGCGGTGATGTAGCGCTGGCTTGTTTCGTCTGCATTGTCCTGCTGTTCCTCGTAACGCCGACACTGGTCGTTATTCCGATGTCGTTCGGCGAAGCCGAGTACATCGAGTTTCCCCCCGGCGGTTTTAGCCTTAAATGGTTCGAGCGCTACCTGACCGATCCCGACTGGATTGATGCCACGTTTTTCAGCCTGAAGATTGCCGCCGGGGCAATGATCGGGGCAACCCTCATCGGCACCGCAGCGTCTGTCGCACTAGCAAGGAGTCGTCTGCCAGGGGCGAGTCTGCTGTATGCACTGACCTTGAGTCCGCTCGTTCTGCCCCACATCGTTTTGGCGATCGCGCTCTACCTGGCATTCGCGCCCCTGCAACTGGTGGGCACAACCACCGGCTTCCTGCTCGCTCATACGATGCTCGGCGTGCCATATGTGGTTATCACCGTATCCGCTGCGCTCCGAGGCTTCGACCCGATGCTGGAACTCGCCGCACTCAACTGCGGCGCATCGCGAACACGCGCTTTCTTCGATGTGGTCTTACCATCCATCTGGCCGGGAATCACCGCCGGTGCGATCTTCGCTTTCCTTGCTTCCTTCGATGAAGCGACCGTGTCGCTTTTCCTCTCCGATGTCGGGGGTAAAACCCTTACGCGGAAATTCTTCGAAGACATCGACTTCAATCTTACTCCCGTCATCGCTGCCGTCTCCACGATCATGATCACGGTCTCGGTGGTGACTATGGCGGCAGCGGCAATCATCAAGAAGCACCAGCCCCCGACAACAACCGAAGAGGAGATTTCGGTATGA
- the sbnA gene encoding 2,3-diaminopropionate biosynthesis protein SbnA: protein MIGSGLDDLVCDNVFLDVSQCLAGNENKVYIKIEGFNPAGSIKIKAAKYLLEDAFRNHLTLTGVIESSSGNLGIALAMLCAARGIPFECVVDANALEDKVALIRYFGAKVMIITQRDANGGYLGTRIDYIKNKIKQEKGLVWTNQYANRANILAHYNSTAAAIVEEFQSIDYLFVGAGTTGTLFGCTKYFAEFSPTTKVIAIDSVGSVTFGGPPGARFIPGIGTSQRPGFVEQDNIPPADIIYVPEQEGLQVCRKFSRQTGLLVGGSTGSVIAGFERYVAERGIRDAKVVLISPDLGHAYLSTIYSDEWVHKYFPVASDNGPGAPPQVPLLPA from the coding sequence ATGATTGGCTCAGGATTGGATGATCTTGTTTGCGACAACGTTTTTCTCGATGTGTCACAGTGCCTTGCGGGGAATGAAAATAAAGTTTACATCAAAATAGAGGGGTTCAATCCGGCGGGTTCCATTAAAATAAAGGCCGCGAAATATCTGCTGGAAGATGCGTTTCGAAATCATCTGACGCTCACCGGCGTCATAGAATCATCGTCGGGCAACCTCGGAATAGCTCTGGCGATGCTTTGCGCCGCGCGGGGCATCCCGTTCGAATGCGTGGTAGATGCAAATGCTTTGGAAGACAAAGTTGCACTGATCCGATACTTCGGCGCAAAAGTGATGATTATTACGCAGCGAGATGCGAATGGCGGCTATCTTGGGACCCGGATCGATTACATCAAGAACAAGATAAAACAAGAGAAGGGCCTTGTCTGGACGAATCAGTACGCGAACCGAGCCAATATTCTTGCCCACTACAACTCGACCGCAGCGGCAATAGTAGAGGAATTTCAGTCGATTGATTATCTATTCGTCGGAGCCGGAACGACTGGTACGCTTTTTGGGTGCACGAAGTATTTCGCTGAATTCTCGCCCACGACGAAGGTAATCGCGATCGACTCTGTAGGTTCGGTGACATTCGGTGGACCGCCCGGCGCCAGATTCATACCCGGAATCGGGACGAGTCAACGGCCGGGGTTCGTTGAACAAGATAACATTCCCCCAGCCGATATCATCTATGTCCCGGAGCAGGAGGGATTACAGGTTTGCAGAAAGTTCTCCAGGCAGACGGGGCTACTTGTTGGCGGATCGACCGGTAGCGTAATCGCTGGGTTCGAAAGGTACGTCGCAGAACGTGGCATCCGAGACGCCAAGGTTGTACTGATCTCTCCAGATCTGGGTCATGCGTACTTATCGACGATCTATAGCGACGAGTGGGTGCATAAATACTTCCCTGTGGCATCTGACAACGGTCCGGGCGCGCCGCCACAAGTGCCGCTGCTTCCCGCGTAG
- a CDS encoding Xaa-Pro peptidase family protein: MNDLSLEAGSQWATAQRLVNMPRLRTVLSAEGIDAIVATSPENVTYSSGYWALSQWIRRGPQTYVLIPAADPENACLVAASSLLDLLADQPVWVKDVRRFGYFRLDRSEGQLDPLSARQAVLDDLPADEDAMAALVAAIEARGLSSARIAVDELGLLPGNWEQLQARLPHAQLIPAMRLFRAIRAVKTANEINSLRQAAQITERSIAAALAIARPGITEIEMARAFHAQTVAEDAWPVLGCIGFGSRSAMPNVQPSEAALAKGDIIRFDAGGRYKHYRADIARIATLGPAPDRVRQYHRALHLGVVAALEAIKPGVAASTIFDIAVETVRREGIPHYARSHVGHGIGLDGYDLPDLTPTSKDIIEEGMVLCVETPYYELGWGGLQVEDTVVVRADGVETFMTTSGALMEMDT; the protein is encoded by the coding sequence ATGAACGACCTATCCCTGGAAGCCGGCTCGCAATGGGCAACGGCTCAGCGCCTGGTGAACATGCCGAGACTACGAACGGTTCTCTCGGCCGAAGGCATCGATGCCATTGTTGCCACATCGCCTGAGAACGTCACATATTCTAGCGGCTATTGGGCGCTTTCGCAGTGGATCCGGCGTGGCCCCCAGACCTACGTCCTGATTCCCGCTGCAGATCCCGAGAACGCTTGCTTAGTAGCCGCCAGTTCGTTGCTCGACCTTTTGGCTGATCAACCGGTGTGGGTTAAGGATGTCCGTCGTTTCGGGTACTTTCGCTTGGATCGCAGTGAAGGGCAGCTTGATCCACTAAGCGCCCGGCAAGCCGTGCTCGATGACCTACCGGCTGACGAGGACGCGATGGCCGCACTGGTGGCCGCAATCGAAGCCCGCGGGCTCTCTTCTGCCCGGATCGCGGTCGATGAACTGGGCCTATTGCCCGGCAATTGGGAACAGTTGCAGGCACGTCTTCCCCACGCCCAACTCATTCCGGCGATGCGCCTCTTTCGCGCGATCCGAGCCGTCAAAACGGCGAACGAGATCAACTCCCTGCGGCAGGCAGCACAGATCACCGAGCGTTCGATCGCCGCGGCACTCGCAATCGCACGACCGGGCATCACGGAGATCGAAATGGCACGTGCATTCCACGCCCAAACGGTGGCAGAAGATGCCTGGCCTGTCCTGGGTTGCATTGGCTTCGGCTCGCGCAGCGCTATGCCCAACGTTCAGCCTTCCGAAGCAGCACTCGCCAAAGGTGACATCATTCGCTTCGACGCGGGCGGTCGCTACAAACATTACCGCGCTGATATTGCCAGGATCGCGACGCTTGGACCTGCACCAGACCGCGTCCGCCAATACCATCGCGCGCTTCATCTCGGCGTTGTGGCGGCACTTGAAGCGATCAAACCCGGCGTTGCGGCATCCACGATTTTTGACATCGCCGTAGAGACGGTTCGCCGCGAAGGGATCCCGCATTACGCTCGCTCGCATGTTGGCCACGGCATCGGTCTAGATGGTTACGACCTCCCCGACCTGACGCCAACAAGCAAGGACATCATTGAGGAGGGCATGGTCCTGTGCGTGGAGACGCCCTATTACGAACTCGGCTGGGGCGGACTGCAGGTCGAGGACACCGTGGTCGTCCGCGCCGATGGCGTGGAAACCTTCATGACCACTTCAGGGGCGCTTATGGAGATGGATACATGA
- a CDS encoding ABC transporter permease, with protein sequence MAARMTNTSTAGIYNPGTALILLLPLIALFCGAFLYPVGRLLAMAVFDPDFTLRHLARAMESTLYVNVFLRTARIAAAVTLAAFVLGYPVALLMSRLSGRTALLVTACVLVPLWTSVLVRSYAWIVLLQTNGLVNGLLRWLGLTDAPLKLLYTEATVLVAMTHVLLPYMILPIFGALRAIPADYERAARNLGAGAITSFITVTLPLSLPGIFAGCLIVFILSLGFYITPALVGGPDTLMAATLISQQATELLDWPFASALSLLLLAGTLVVVVVFRRFLSLSKGL encoded by the coding sequence ATGGCCGCCCGTATGACCAACACCTCTACTGCCGGCATCTACAATCCAGGCACGGCGTTGATCCTGTTATTGCCACTGATCGCCCTGTTCTGCGGCGCTTTCCTCTATCCTGTCGGGCGCCTGCTAGCAATGGCAGTGTTCGACCCAGACTTTACCCTGCGGCATCTCGCCAGAGCCATGGAAAGCACACTCTACGTCAATGTCTTCCTACGGACAGCCCGTATCGCCGCGGCCGTGACATTGGCTGCATTTGTGTTGGGCTATCCGGTTGCGCTGCTGATGTCGCGGCTGTCAGGGCGCACCGCACTACTGGTCACCGCTTGCGTGCTCGTGCCGTTGTGGACCAGCGTACTTGTCCGCTCTTATGCCTGGATCGTGCTGCTGCAGACGAACGGACTCGTCAACGGCCTGCTTCGGTGGCTCGGGCTCACCGATGCACCACTCAAGCTCCTATACACCGAAGCTACCGTGCTGGTAGCGATGACGCATGTTCTGTTGCCCTACATGATCCTTCCGATCTTCGGCGCGCTGCGAGCGATACCGGCGGACTACGAGCGGGCGGCGCGCAACCTCGGTGCAGGCGCAATCACAAGCTTCATAACAGTGACGCTGCCACTAAGCCTGCCTGGCATTTTCGCCGGTTGCCTCATCGTCTTCATTCTGTCGCTCGGCTTTTACATAACGCCGGCGCTTGTCGGGGGACCAGACACGCTGATGGCCGCGACGCTCATCAGTCAACAGGCAACCGAACTTTTGGACTGGCCTTTTGCGAGTGCTCTCTCGTTGCTGCTCCTGGCCGGCACGCTTGTCGTTGTTGTCGTCTTCAGACGATTCCTCTCTCTGTCGAAAGGTTTATGA
- a CDS encoding PLP-dependent transferase, producing the protein MQDSTRCVHRPEVSMEGFESLSVPTYRASTIVYPNAESFARRKDRGADGYAYGLYGTPTTRALEAQISALHHGVRTHLVPSGLAAVTVPMIALLDPGDEVMIPDTVYGPVRAFCAEFLAPRGIQHRVYDPLLGGQIGAMIKGNTRLVWIESPGSGSMEVQDLPAIAREAKARGVLVGCDNTWASPLLCKPLNLGADIVAEALTKYIGGHSDLLMGSITVRDMELRTRIRDVLRLLGVGVSPDEAALALRGIETLDIRLRHVGGVAERLAHRFREHPAVFKMLHPALPECPGHEHWLRDFEGASGVFSIALKPNAGQRLDDALGNLSIFAIGASWGGTRSLIAPLSLDSERSVASAAVKTSPVVRISVGVEDEEELQNDLKAFLDALIHDPAAR; encoded by the coding sequence TTGCAGGACAGCACCCGTTGTGTTCATCGCCCCGAAGTCTCCATGGAAGGGTTCGAGAGCCTTTCCGTACCGACCTACCGGGCGTCAACTATCGTATATCCCAATGCCGAGAGCTTTGCTCGGCGAAAAGACCGCGGGGCGGATGGCTACGCCTATGGCCTTTATGGAACGCCAACGACAAGAGCACTTGAGGCACAGATCAGTGCTCTGCATCATGGCGTTCGCACGCATCTCGTCCCCTCTGGCCTGGCAGCGGTAACTGTGCCAATGATCGCTCTGCTCGATCCGGGCGACGAAGTGATGATTCCAGATACTGTCTATGGCCCGGTAAGGGCGTTCTGCGCCGAATTCCTCGCCCCACGCGGCATCCAGCATCGTGTCTACGATCCGCTTCTCGGCGGTCAAATCGGCGCGATGATAAAAGGCAACACCCGACTGGTATGGATCGAATCTCCAGGCTCCGGCAGCATGGAGGTACAGGACCTTCCAGCGATAGCCCGAGAAGCGAAAGCGCGGGGTGTGCTGGTCGGCTGTGACAATACCTGGGCCTCTCCGCTGCTCTGCAAACCACTCAACCTTGGCGCTGACATTGTCGCGGAGGCGCTCACGAAATACATCGGCGGCCACTCCGACCTGCTTATGGGATCGATCACGGTCAGGGACATGGAATTGAGAACCCGCATCCGTGATGTCCTACGCCTTCTTGGTGTCGGCGTGTCTCCGGACGAGGCAGCACTCGCCTTACGTGGCATTGAGACCCTAGATATACGCCTCCGACATGTCGGAGGTGTGGCCGAGCGATTGGCTCATCGTTTTCGAGAACATCCTGCAGTGTTCAAGATGCTGCACCCCGCCCTACCCGAATGCCCTGGACATGAGCATTGGCTCCGCGACTTCGAGGGAGCCAGCGGGGTCTTCAGCATCGCGCTAAAGCCCAACGCTGGCCAACGTCTCGATGACGCTCTCGGTAATCTTTCGATCTTTGCTATCGGTGCCTCCTGGGGAGGAACACGCAGCCTGATCGCCCCTTTGTCGCTCGACTCTGAACGATCAGTTGCGTCTGCCGCGGTGAAGACTTCACCAGTCGTACGTATCAGCGTGGGAGTGGAGGACGAAGAGGAGCTCCAGAACGACCTCAAGGCCTTTCTTGATGCGCTGATCCACGATCCTGCGGCCCGCTGA
- a CDS encoding extracellular solute-binding protein produces the protein MATLLLATAATVPARAEETVVVAATGGAYEQSLRKNFFDDFTKATGIRVQVVTASAQEQITKLKAMNQVGAVTWDIAVLGDIEAHSNDVRVMTEEMGTFCQAFAERKDLLKGACDSSGVQLNSGLTYIVWDGDKLPNGGPTTWSELWDVKRFPGARTFPNFNDPWRVMAAALVADGVAPSELFPLDIDRALKKLDELKPYISLWWKTGDASQQGYRTGEYVAGMVWQTRASVLLKEGRNLKFSLKEGVLVSDRATLVKGGPNKANALQLLNFIENSVDGMARHCTNLGCTPPSTAAMEKMSPEDQAKMPLKPEVYASLIIPDFEWINANRPVMLDRWNTWLQK, from the coding sequence ATGGCAACCCTCCTCCTAGCTACCGCAGCGACGGTGCCAGCCCGAGCCGAGGAGACGGTCGTGGTGGCGGCGACCGGCGGCGCCTACGAGCAAAGCTTGCGCAAAAATTTCTTCGATGACTTCACCAAAGCGACCGGGATTAGGGTGCAAGTCGTTACAGCATCGGCGCAGGAACAGATCACCAAGTTGAAAGCGATGAACCAAGTTGGAGCGGTCACGTGGGACATCGCGGTACTCGGTGATATTGAGGCTCACAGCAATGACGTGCGCGTCATGACTGAGGAGATGGGCACCTTTTGCCAAGCCTTCGCTGAACGAAAAGATCTGCTGAAGGGCGCTTGCGACAGTTCCGGTGTGCAGCTCAACTCCGGCCTCACCTATATCGTATGGGACGGCGACAAGCTGCCAAACGGTGGCCCAACAACCTGGAGCGAACTGTGGGACGTCAAGCGGTTCCCCGGAGCGCGCACCTTCCCTAACTTCAATGATCCTTGGCGCGTTATGGCGGCTGCACTCGTTGCCGATGGCGTGGCACCATCCGAGCTTTTCCCACTCGACATTGACCGTGCGCTCAAAAAACTAGACGAGCTTAAGCCCTACATCTCGCTGTGGTGGAAGACCGGGGACGCGAGCCAACAGGGCTATCGCACGGGTGAGTATGTGGCAGGCATGGTCTGGCAAACACGCGCCAGCGTACTGCTGAAAGAGGGCCGCAATCTCAAATTCTCGCTGAAAGAAGGCGTACTGGTATCCGACCGAGCCACGCTTGTGAAAGGTGGACCGAACAAAGCCAACGCGCTCCAGCTGCTGAATTTCATTGAGAACTCGGTCGATGGCATGGCGCGCCACTGTACAAATCTTGGCTGCACGCCACCAAGCACCGCGGCAATGGAGAAGATGTCTCCAGAAGATCAGGCCAAAATGCCGCTGAAGCCCGAGGTCTACGCCTCCCTCATTATTCCTGACTTCGAGTGGATCAATGCCAACCGACCGGTGATGCTCGACCGTTGGAACACTTGGCTCCAAAAATAA
- a CDS encoding MFS transporter — translation MAMWKPRRWYTTALGLGITQIIGWGSALYFPAAMGQEIAKSLGTRLEYIFGGVSAMYVVGALIAPWIGRKIDTQGARPIMVLGSLLAAASFLSLSTAQTLFHYLGSWLLLGGMLAASLSNAAYAALAQAALDKAQRAFTILILATGLAGTICLPAIYAVGKSFGWRPAALMIGGLHLLICMPLHWFVLPRFSRQGNMVVPENTSPFSEPALDRAARTAFTVLSVSLAFNIFVTTGLSLHLVGILTAANLSQDAAIILTSAVGPIQVMVRATQIIAGNLVNPIVSGLVGAGFLPLAIFILFLSIGTTGTISYPAAAGFAVLFAVSNALMVVARAAIPYFVFGAMHFGRWAGLLATSQNLASAATPIAFAFALEKWNAQGAVLVALAASVISFTALAVLGAIEWRPPGMHPPSTARPWATDRCWLLSRWRNKRY, via the coding sequence ATGGCGATGTGGAAGCCAAGACGATGGTATACCACTGCTCTTGGCTTGGGGATAACCCAGATCATCGGCTGGGGATCAGCCCTCTACTTTCCTGCAGCTATGGGCCAGGAGATCGCAAAAAGCCTTGGAACTCGGCTGGAATACATATTTGGCGGCGTTTCCGCGATGTACGTCGTCGGGGCATTGATCGCCCCATGGATTGGACGAAAAATTGATACACAAGGTGCGCGGCCGATCATGGTGCTAGGCTCCCTGCTAGCCGCCGCAAGCTTCTTATCACTATCAACTGCTCAAACGCTTTTCCACTATCTCGGCTCTTGGCTTCTGCTTGGAGGCATGTTGGCCGCGTCACTTTCCAACGCAGCGTATGCGGCGTTAGCACAAGCCGCTTTGGACAAGGCACAGCGGGCTTTCACGATTTTAATCCTAGCCACGGGTCTTGCCGGCACCATCTGTCTGCCCGCCATTTATGCTGTTGGAAAATCCTTTGGCTGGAGACCGGCCGCGCTAATGATTGGCGGGCTTCATCTGTTGATTTGTATGCCACTGCATTGGTTTGTGCTTCCAAGATTCTCGCGCCAAGGCAATATGGTTGTCCCCGAAAATACTTCACCCTTCTCGGAGCCGGCCCTTGACAGGGCTGCGCGCACCGCTTTCACCGTACTATCCGTGAGCTTGGCATTCAATATTTTTGTGACCACAGGACTTTCCCTGCATTTGGTTGGCATATTGACTGCTGCCAACTTATCTCAAGACGCCGCGATCATTCTGACCAGCGCTGTCGGTCCAATTCAGGTCATGGTCCGAGCGACACAAATCATCGCCGGAAACCTTGTCAATCCGATTGTGTCAGGCTTGGTGGGCGCAGGCTTCCTTCCATTGGCGATTTTCATTCTCTTTCTGTCGATTGGAACAACTGGGACCATCAGCTATCCCGCAGCAGCTGGATTCGCTGTTCTGTTTGCCGTTTCAAATGCGCTCATGGTCGTGGCGCGTGCCGCCATTCCGTACTTCGTTTTCGGTGCGATGCATTTTGGGAGGTGGGCCGGTCTCCTCGCCACATCTCAGAACTTGGCCAGCGCAGCGACACCCATCGCGTTTGCTTTTGCCTTAGAGAAGTGGAATGCGCAAGGCGCGGTGCTCGTGGCGCTGGCGGCAAGCGTGATATCTTTCACTGCGCTAGCCGTTCTCGGCGCAATCGAATGGCGTCCGCCGGGAATGCATCCACCTTCTACCGCACGGCCATGGGCCACAGACCGCTGCTGGCTTCTGAGCCGGTGGAGGAACAAGCGATACTAG